DNA sequence from the Parambassis ranga chromosome 1, fParRan2.1, whole genome shotgun sequence genome:
GTTCAGTTCCAGTCGGAGAATCGCCTACGGAGACATATCACCGCCTGAGGGGGCTCTACCGACGCTGGATCCGTCCGGAGCAGCATTCGAAGGAAGGAATCGGGGAGATTTTCATCTTGGAGCAGCTTCTCCGCGTCCTACCTCCGGATGTGCGGACGTGGGTGAAGGAGCACGAGCCGAGAGATGGGTTGACTGGAGCCAGACTAGCGCTCCAGTACATGAATGCTCGACCACCAGCTCGTCCCAGCAGCAGCGCATATCGACCAGCGGTCCATACGGCACCGGCTCAGCCGATGAGGGAACCCGGTGAGGCGCAGCGTCTAGGTACTTCCTCTACCAGCAGAACTCTACCGAACTCGGGTAAGCcgttgatttgtttttattgtcagcAATCAGGTCATAAGGCTTCAGTGTGTCCAATCCGCAAAACCAAAATGATGGGATTTTGCTATGCTCCTCgcaaggaggaagaagagcggATGAAGGACAAAAAGAGCATTAAGACTTATAGAACTGTGACTGTGAATGGTCAGCAAGTGACTGCTTTATTGGATTCAGGCAGCTTCACTTCGCTAGTGAAGAAATGCATTGTGCCAGTCGGCAACATGGACTATAGATGtaaaacagacattgtgtgtgttcatggggaCAGTCATGGTTATCCAAATGCCGAAGTAACTGTCACCATTGAGGACCAGCCTTATCTTTTAACGGTTGGGGTTGTAGAAAGGTTACCTGTGGACATTCTTCTCGGTACAGACTTTCCATTACTTTTTGAATTGTTGCAGCAGGGAGAATGTGAAGGGGGGGAGAATGTGAAACGTGGTGATTCATGTCCGGTGGTTACCAGAGCTCAAGCTAAAACTGGTGTTCAACCGCTGCCAGACTTGGATGGTAGTCTGTGCGAGGGTGGCACCAAAGGACCGAGAAAGTCCAAAAGGCAGCGGCgctttgaaaaaaaactaaagctaACGGAGCGTGAGGCTAAGGGGTTAGCTACCGATAAAATATGGGAAGTCCCCGAAAATATGGCGGAGCTACAAAAGCACGATAAATCGCTTCAGGAACTGTTTGCAAAGGTGATTAACGAATCGGTTGCAATTCAGGGGGGAAAGGAGTATTTTATCGTAGACAATGACATTTTATACACTGTGGGTGAAGGAGGAAAACGTTTAGTGATTCCGGAGAAGTGTAGACCACTCATCATGCACATCGCACACACCGTGCCATGGGCAGGACATCTTGGGCGTCACAAAACCTACATGAGAGTGAGTTCACGTTTTTTTTGGCCTAACATGTACACTGACATTCAGACATATTGCGCAACATGTCACACCTGTCAGAAAACTGCTCCAACTCGCAAGAGAGATAGAGCCCTTCTGCAACCACTTCCCATTATAACCACACCGTTCAGAAGAGTAGCAATGGACATTGTAGGTCCATTACCAAAGAGCAGTCTGGGACACCAGTACATTTTAGTAGTGTGTGATTATGCTACCCGTTTTCCAGAGGCTTTTCCTCTGCGCACCATCACTGCACCGGCAGTCCTGCAGTGCTTGATCCAACTCTTTTCTAGGGTGGGCATACCGGATGAGGTTTTAACGGATCAAGGGACTAATTTTACCTCAAAGCTGATGCGGCTTTTCCACAGAGAACTGGGAGTGACAGCACTCAAAACCACTCCCTATCACCCGCAGACTGATGGGCTGGTTGAGAGGTTTAATCAAACGTTAAAAAGGATGTTGCAGAAATTTGTGGATGATACAGGGAGGGATTGGCATCGGTGGTTACCTTTCCTGTTGTTCGCTTACAGAGAGGTTCCCCAGGCATCCACAGGATTCTCTCCCTTTGAGTTGCTTTATGGCTGGGAGGTGCAGGGCCCGCTCGATCTTCTGCGGAAGACCTGGGAAAGTCCTACGGAAAATGGCAAAGGGAAAGAAGGGAGTGTGGTGCACTTTGTTTTAGAGATGCGAGAGCGCTTGGCAAAATACCGAGACCAGGCTGAAATGAACTTACAGCAAGCCCAGAGAGCCCAGAAGACCTGGTATGACCAGCAGGCACGGCAGCGTGAGCTTCAACCTGGCCAAAAGGTACTTATTCTGCTTCCCTCTTCCACCAGCAAGATGCTGACCAAATGGCAAGGTCCTTTCGAGGTGACACGCAGGATGAGTCCGGTCACCTATGAGGTCCACCATCCTGATCGGAAGAGGAAAAGACAGGTCTATCACATCAACTTACTGAAGGAGTGGAAGACGCCATTGGTCGCATCAAAGCCGGTTGCTTTGGCGGTAGGAACACCTGATCTATGGGAGGAAGCAGAgacggaggaagaagaaacgACAACAACGAATGATCTGGCACTTGAACACCTCACAGAGTCCCAAGTGTCCGACATCTTACAGGTGTTTCAGGCAGTACCGACACTGTTTTCAGGCAACCCGGGGAGGACAACGCTCATGGAGCACGTCATCCGCCTAAGGGGGGGGCTACCGTGTCGTCAACGACCTTACCGGATACCACAACAGCTAGTAGGAAGGCTCCGGGAGGAAGTCGAGAGCATGCTGAAGCTGGGGGTAATCGAACCCTCAAAATCAGAATGGTGCAGTCCTGTAGTCATAGTTGTGAAAAAAGGTGGTTCGTTACGGGTCTGTATTGATTTTAGAAAACTAAATTCCATGTCGGAGTTTGACGCATATCCTATGCCCAGAATAGATGAGCTGTTAGAGAAAATTGGGTCAGCCAAATACATCACCACATTAGATTTGTGTAAAGGATATTGGCAGGTACCCCTTGACCCAGCCTGTAGACCTTATACGGCTTTTCAGACACCCAGTGGCCTGTATCAGTTTACAGTGATGCCATTCGGCCTACACGGAGCGCCAGCAACTTTTCAGAGACTGATGGACAAAGTTCTACAAGGCTGTGAAGAGTTCAGTGCAGCCTACTTGGATGATGTAGTGATCTCCAGCCATAGTTGGGAAGAGCACCTACAACATCTGAGGAGAGTCTTGGAGAAGATCCGAGCAGCAGGTCTGACCTTGAATGTTGGCAAGTGTGAGTGGGCGAAGGAAGAAACTCGCTACCTAGGATACCAGCTGGGACGAGGAGAAATCCGTCCACAGGTGGATAAGGTAGAGTCCATCATGAACTGTCCGCGACCTAGAACCAAGAAGGAGGTTCGCTCTTTCCTAGGTTTAGCAGGTTGGTACAGACGGTTTGTGCCAGAATTTGCTACCATAGCAGCCCCACTCACCGCACTAACGACAAAAGGTCAGAAAAATCCAATAGAATGGACGAAACAGTGTGATGAAGCCTTTCGTGCCCTGAAGATCTGTTTATGTTCTGACCCTGTTCTTAAAAGTCCTGATTTTAACGAACGATTTCTCGTCCAAGTAGATGCTTCTGCAGTAGGACTGGGCGCAGTTTTAACTCAAGGAGAACCAGGTAAAGAAAGACCAGTGATGTACCTGAGCCGGAAGCTGTCACCACGGGAGACGAGGTATTCAGTGGTAGAGAAAGAGGGCCTGGCAATCAAGTGGGCGTTGGAAAGTTTGCGTTACTACCTGTTAGGGAGGGAGTTTGACCTAGAAACTGATCATCGTGCCCTTACCTGGATAAATTCCATGAAGGATCAGAACAGCCGGCTTACCCGTTGGTATCTGTCCTTGCAACCGTTCAAGTTCGTCATACGACATAGAGCAGGCAAGGCGAATGTTGTAGCCGACTATTTGTCCAGGTTGCCGTACATCGTCAACCTCCGTGAGGAGGGGGGTAATGTGACGAGGAAGTCCCGTCACGAGTGTtctctccacccacacacacctgtttagACTCTATTTCATTTGCCCAGTAGGAGGGGCTAGGGTTATATATGTGAGACTTCACCAGTGAGGAggggttttttcttttttttttccagcggAGTTGAGAGCTGAGTAGGCTCGTGTGTTAAAGGTCTGAGACGGAGTCAGAACCGCGTCCTTAACGGGTTATTTAATTGCTTCTAAACATcagtatcatttttttttgatactcgctttgttttacatttgcatttttcccaatttttgtttattgttttgtgaatAAATTTTGAATCACCACAACGAACGACTGCGCCTGAGTGTGTTGGGAAAATTGATCCCACCTGTGGCCTCGGAACGAGGGGAACCACGCCACAATAGACATAGACATATGTCAGACATTAATCATCTTCAGATGACATGCTTCATGTGGGTGTGATTCAGTCAGACTTGATTGTCAGGACAAACGGCTCAACGACTGTCATCACTGTTTGGTTCAGATGATGCTGGGTGGTGCACAGAGGTATGCTGCTCTATGGAAGCTGCACCCATTTCAAATAAATGTGACATAAGCTGACTAATGAAACAATAAATAACCTGTTTTCTTacttttctgagtttttttctgaggTTTGGGTTGAGGTCCTGTGTTGACGGGCTGAGGGACTCGAGGATTACATTGAAACCACTGTGGCTCTGCAGAGACAGCAGGTAAAAGAACATGTTATTCTTTGAACCTAATGCTGATGTAAACTGTGTGTGGGACATATAAACATACCAGGCAGGTTGCCGCGGACACTCTCAGAGCCAAACCCGGGGGAAAAGGAGGGTCGTTCAGCTGAGAAGTATCACAGTGTCATTTATTGATTGATATGACTTTGAACTGAAATCTCCCATCACCACAAACGCAGCACTGATTTGAGCAAATGAATGATTTGATTGGATTCTCATTTCCACCAATCCCCACATGAAACAACTCACCAGGTGCAACAATGTCAGTGTTAATTTCTGCAACACAATTAAACACCAGAGGCTTCAACACACGTTCTTGTTGCATCATTAAAGTGAACAGTGAACATACTGTGCTTGCATCCTCACCTGGTTTGCGCAGCAGTGGAGGTCTGGCTTCAACAGGCTGCTTAAAGATCTCAGTCAGATCCTCCTTCAGGGTGGCTGCAAAAGCCTGCGCTGCCTTCACCTTCTTGGAGTCCAGGTTGATTTGAGGGGTGAAAGGGTCAAAGTTCACAGCTTCAGGAAGTTTAGGTGCAGCCTGAGAGGAGGGAGCACAGGAGCTGATTCAAGATATGCACTTAAATTAACGACACTGGGAGACAGTCTGGACAGGTCACAAGATCACAAAGGCAGATTTATCCTGCTGACTTCCACATATGAGTGACTTTACTAATAAACTTgtcaccatccatccatccatcttcaaccgcttatctgTGGGGCAGCAATCTAAGCAGggacgcccagacttccctcttgtcggacacttcttccagctcttccgggggaatACCGAGGTCGTACCTTAGACAACTGTCTCATTGACTTGAAGGGAGTCATGTTTCTACTCCCACCATGCAGCCTGCTCACCAGGTGAACACAGTTTGTGTTGTGAATGTCAGCACATACACTGAGCCAGTTTGTCGCAGTTGAGCCTCACTGTAATGATTCTGATCAGCTGTTtgaaacaggaaacacagtCCTGCTGGAAGACTCGCCTTCAGAGAGTGGAGGAATACCTGGAGGAGTTGTATGTGATGGAACATTCTAGGTGCAAAAATGTACAATGGACAATGCAAATAACACAACTCATGGATCGTCTTACCTGTAGGAAGGTCATGGTTTGGGACTGACTCAGCAGGCTGCGGATTTCGTCTTTGGCTTTACTCATGTCTTCAATATTCTTTGTGAACTTCTTCACCAGATTCTTGATTTTGGCCTGACCTGTCTCCACCTCTCGGTCCACAGAATTCAGAGCGTCACGCTCCTCCAGGGCCAACAGCTCCCGAATCTGCTGGTACTCTGCCGCCACCATGTTCTTCCTGCTGGTCGCTGAGTCCTGCAGGAGGAGCATCCCGAATGAGATCAGAAACAAGGCAGGTACACAGAAAAGGACTTACAGAGGAGAACGTCACTGAAGATGCTCTGTTACCTTTAGCTTGGTCTGCACAGCCATCATTTGAGATACAACAGCTTCATTCTTTGTTATCTTCCCCTCCAGCAAACCCAACTGTCCTCTCAGCTCGGactataaacagacacacaagaagGGTCAAGTTAATTCAGgggttaaaataaaaagtgtttgTTATCTCTGTTTATGCATGAATGGCCCATTGTGGGGCCTGGACGATGTTTTCAGGCTCACCTCCTTCTGgttcctctgctcctcaggaGACATGAAGCTGCAGCCTCTGTGGGTCTGTTGGAGGCACAGGCTGCAGATTAGACGGGCATGCTGGCTGCAGAAGTGCTCCATCAGCTTGTGGTGGTCCGGGCAGATGCGCTCCAAAAGATCACCAACAGGCTCGCTCAGCTGGTGGGGACTATAGATGGGGTTCTCCCGATGTGGGCGCAGGTGCTCCTCGCAGAAGGAGGCCATGCAGGTGAGGCAGGTCTGCGCCGCCTCAGCCTCCATGCAGGTATCACAGCGGATcacgctcttcttcttcttctctccaagCAGGCTGGGGGCTCCACAGCCACTGATCTTGAGGTTGAGGGCCTCCACCACGGCGGTGAGGACCGTGTTCTTCTTCAGCTCCGGTTTGGTGGGGAATATGGTGCGACACTGAGGACAGCTGAAGGAGTCCTTCCAGGTGGCAAAGAGGCATTCTTGGCAGAAGTTGTGCCCGCAGGGAGTGCTGACCGGACAGTCGAAGGGACTGAGACAGATGCTGCAGGTCAGCTCCTCTTCCAGacccagcagagacagaggctCCGGTGATGCGGCCATTATCGGACGGGAAGCTGAGGGGGAAACGAAACCTAAGCACACGAGCTGAAAACGAAAccaaagaaggaaagagagagaggtgcgTTTCACATTTATTTCTCAAGTAAAGTGCGTTCTTAACGTCTCACACGTTCCCGCCTTTCATTAACAAAATGGAGACACTGATAAAACCtctgttaaaatgtaaacaaagtttTTTTAGGAGGCGATAAGACGCGCAGCGCGACACGAAGTCTCACTTTCAAATTATAACATTATATAGtatatgtaatatatttaaacatcttTAGAAACGAGCGGAACGACATAAGAATGATACTTTATTCAGACGGTCACGGTACCTTCGGTTCTGAGAATCGCAGTTTCCTCCCAGCTCTCCTCTCTGAAGTCCGTCTTGTTAGAACTGCGTGCCAGCCAGGAGcgttctgattggttgaattAATACACGATTGTCAGGTGATTCATCCAATCAGAAAACAGCTTCCTGGTTAAACTTCCTTGTGTACAactacagttaaaaaaaataaaaaaaacagc
Encoded proteins:
- the LOC114432082 gene encoding E3 ubiquitin/ISG15 ligase TRIM25-like isoform X2, with product MAASPEPLSLLGLEEELTCSICLSPFDCPVSTPCGHNFCQECLFATWKDSFSCPQCRTIFPTKPELKKNTVLTAVVEALNLKISGCGAPSLLGEKKKKSVIRCDTCMEAEAAQTCLTCMASFCEEHLRPHRENPIYSPHQLSEPVGDLLERICPDHHKLMEHFCSQHARLICSLCLQQTHRGCSFMSPEEQRNQKESELRGQLGLLEGKITKNEAVVSQMMAVQTKLKDSATSRKNMVAAEYQQIRELLALEERDALNSVDREVETGQAKIKNLVKKFTKNIEDMSKAKDEIRSLLSQSQTMTFLQAAPKLPEAVNFDPFTPQINLDSKKVKAAQAFAATLKEDLTEIFKQPVEARPPLLRKPAERPSFSPGFGSESVRGNLPEPQWFQCNPRVPQPVNTGPQPKPQKKTQKKTPKKPVQLPDESLANDALNHSRESLYEFGVQLPPTRPKCSPEPVDMSPNITSAEKRTELLKYGTVLTLDPRTAHKRISLSEGFTKASVSDEHANYPDCPQRFTVCSQVLTTKGFSRGRHYWEVRMSSNNFIGIGLAYGSIDRKGPASRLGRNAQSWCIEWFNVKLSAWHNSSEKVLVNPNPKRVGVLLDCEEGMATFYNVADRAYPFHSFVFPFAEAVYPAFWIFSSGSSISLCKLQA
- the LOC114432082 gene encoding E3 ubiquitin/ISG15 ligase TRIM25-like isoform X1: MAASPEPLSLLGLEEELTCSICLSPFDCPVSTPCGHNFCQECLFATWKDSFSCPQCRTIFPTKPELKKNTVLTAVVEALNLKISGCGAPSLLGEKKKKSVIRCDTCMEAEAAQTCLTCMASFCEEHLRPHRENPIYSPHQLSEPVGDLLERICPDHHKLMEHFCSQHARLICSLCLQQTHRGCSFMSPEEQRNQKESELRGQLGLLEGKITKNEAVVSQMMAVQTKLKDSATSRKNMVAAEYQQIRELLALEERDALNSVDREVETGQAKIKNLVKKFTKNIEDMSKAKDEIRSLLSQSQTMTFLQAAPKLPEAVNFDPFTPQINLDSKKVKAAQAFAATLKEDLTEIFKQPVEARPPLLRKPEINTDIVAPAERPSFSPGFGSESVRGNLPEPQWFQCNPRVPQPVNTGPQPKPQKKTQKKTPKKPVQLPDESLANDALNHSRESLYEFGVQLPPTRPKCSPEPVDMSPNITSAEKRTELLKYGTVLTLDPRTAHKRISLSEGFTKASVSDEHANYPDCPQRFTVCSQVLTTKGFSRGRHYWEVRMSSNNFIGIGLAYGSIDRKGPASRLGRNAQSWCIEWFNVKLSAWHNSSEKVLVNPNPKRVGVLLDCEEGMATFYNVADRAYPFHSFVFPFAEAVYPAFWIFSSGSSISLCKLQA
- the LOC114432082 gene encoding E3 ubiquitin/ISG15 ligase TRIM25-like isoform X3 translates to MAASPEPLSLLGLEEELTCSICLSPFDCPVSTPCGHNFCQECLFATWKDSFSCPQCRTIFPTKPELKKNTVLTAVVEALNLKISGCGAPSLLGEKKKKSVIRCDTCMEAEAAQTCLTCMASFCEEHLRPHRENPIYSPHQLSEPVGDLLERICPDHHKLMEHFCSQHARLICSLCLQQTHRGCSFMSPEEQRNQKESELRGQLGLLEGKITKNEAVVSQMMAVQTKLKDSATSRKNMVAAEYQQIRELLALEERDALNSVDREVETGQAKIKNLVKKFTKNIEDMSKAKDEIRSLLSQSQTMTFLQAAPKLPEAVNFDPFTPQINLDSKKVKAAQAFAATLKEDLTEIFKQPVEARPPLLRKPEINTDIVAPAERPSFSPGFGSESVRGNLPEPQWFQCNPRVPQPVNTGPQPKPQKKTQKKPVDMSPNITSAEKRTELLKYGTVLTLDPRTAHKRISLSEGFTKASVSDEHANYPDCPQRFTVCSQVLTTKGFSRGRHYWEVRMSSNNFIGIGLAYGSIDRKGPASRLGRNAQSWCIEWFNVKLSAWHNSSEKVLVNPNPKRVGVLLDCEEGMATFYNVADRAYPFHSFVFPFAEAVYPAFWIFSSGSSISLCKLQA